A window from Pseudooceanicola algae encodes these proteins:
- a CDS encoding DUF808 domain-containing protein, with the protein MSGLLALLDDVAAIAKLAATSVDDAFGQAMKASSKAAGAVIDDAAVAPKYVQGFSAARELPIVGKIALGSLRNKALLLPGLLLLSYFLPQAIAPLLMLGGAYLCFEGAEKVWHVLSPGHHDLAEAVERKKADPHLEKKKVSGAIKTDFILSAEIMTITLSALPEGQSIWVEAGALAIAGLLITFVVYGAVALIVKADDLGLAMAQHGRLGLTRGLGRLIVKGMPTFLSALTIVGTAAMIWVGGSIIVHGVSEMGWHLPEEMIHHASEVVSQGLETGRAAVAWVVTAFLDGVLGLALGAVIVAGWSLISGVFSKGHGKAS; encoded by the coding sequence ATGAGCGGATTACTGGCACTTCTTGACGACGTGGCGGCCATCGCCAAGCTGGCGGCGACCTCGGTCGATGATGCCTTCGGGCAAGCGATGAAGGCGTCCTCCAAGGCGGCGGGGGCGGTCATCGACGATGCGGCCGTGGCGCCGAAATATGTTCAGGGCTTTTCCGCCGCGCGGGAACTGCCGATCGTCGGGAAGATTGCGCTCGGCTCGCTGCGCAACAAGGCGCTGTTGCTGCCGGGGCTGCTGTTGTTGTCCTATTTCCTGCCGCAGGCGATTGCGCCGCTGCTGATGCTGGGCGGGGCCTATCTGTGTTTCGAGGGGGCCGAGAAGGTCTGGCATGTGCTCAGTCCGGGCCATCATGATCTGGCCGAGGCGGTCGAGCGCAAGAAGGCGGATCCGCATCTTGAGAAAAAGAAGGTGAGCGGCGCGATCAAGACGGATTTCATCCTGTCCGCCGAGATCATGACGATCACCCTTTCGGCCCTGCCCGAGGGCCAGTCGATCTGGGTGGAGGCCGGGGCGCTGGCGATTGCCGGTCTGCTGATCACCTTCGTGGTCTATGGCGCCGTGGCGCTGATCGTGAAGGCGGATGACCTTGGCCTGGCGATGGCGCAGCATGGCCGCCTGGGTCTGACCCGCGGCCTCGGCCGGCTGATCGTCAAGGGCATGCCGACCTTCCTGAGCGCGCTGACGATCGTCGGTACCGCCGCGATGATCTGGGTTGGTGGCTCGATCATTGTGCACGGCGTTTCCGAGATGGGCTGGCATCTGCCCGAAGAGATGATCCACCATGCCTCGGAAGTCGTGTCGCAAGGGCTTGAGACGGGTCGGGCCGCTGTCGCCTGGGTGGTGACGGCCTTCCTGGACGGAGTGCTGGGGCTGGCGCTTGGCGCGGTGATTGTGGCGGGTTGGAGCCTGATATCCGGCGTGTTCTCGAAGGGGCATGGCAAGGCGTCCTGA